Proteins co-encoded in one Bemisia tabaci chromosome 9, PGI_BMITA_v3 genomic window:
- the LOC109039028 gene encoding UDP-glycosyltransferase UGT5 codes for MIFLHFYVILILMSASLDAFKILVLYPFPSLSHQQGIMALTERLVKKGHELYVISPNAVPGLEKHDNYTYVNTSFAYAYIPDENNADEEVVNFQRHWSKWEFPKVWKAFADIPRRQLLSEAFLQFDRRVTSEQIHFDLVIAEAFFLPYACAILRNATKSAPIITMTSLMTEFMTEGALGSIEHLSFLPGYYSAYTDRMSLLQKVDNWIAHYYVTGDLFKHLDKAVSRFCREFYGPGFENIASGWRSRSSLTLIASNPMYFYPRLLGPNVIETGPLHFKPLKKLPQNLQNWLDGAEKGVIYFSLGCNMRGKSLDANILANFLKLFAELQPLGYRVLWKWEADEEIPGQSNNILAQKWIPQHSVLAHPKVKAFITQGGLQSFQEAVHYGVPLVGVPFYGDHANNVLKMVDAGIGTQLLPKNLDSYEDIKAALQAVLYDDKYTKNMKRHSAISHDFTSRAMDQALFWVEHVARHGATHLRPSTADASLFEFFCLDIISVIVFLSILFLYIVYFLCRSIIAMICQKSKAKIKSS; via the exons AtgattttcctacatttttatgtaattttaattttaatgagcgCGTCTTTGGATGCTTTTAAAATCCTGGTGCTGTATCCTTTTCCTTCCCTTAGTCACCAGCAGGGTATCATGGCTTTAACAGAGAGACTCGTTAAAAAAGGCCATGAGCTTTATGTTATCAGTCCAAATGCAGTTCCC GGGTTGGAAAAACACGATAACTATACCTACGTAAATACGTCGTTCGCTTACGCATACATCCCGGATGAGAATAATGCTGACGAGGAGGTGGTGAATTTTCAGCGCCATTGGTCTAAATGGGAATTTCCGAAAGTATGGAAAGCGTTTGCTGATATTCCGCGGAGGCAACTCTTGAGTGAAGCATTTTTGCAATTCGATCG GCGCGTGACGTCAGAGCAAATTCACTTCGATCTCGTCATCGCAgaggcgtttttccttccaTACGCGTGTGCCATTCTAAGGAACGCCACGAAATCCGCCCCGATCATCACCATGACGTCACTAATGACCGAGTTCATGACAGAGGGGGCCCTCGGTAGCATCGAGCACCTCTCTTTCTTACCGGGGTATTACAGTGCCTACACCGACCGCATGTCTTTATTGCAGAAAGTGGACAACTGGATCGCTCATTACTACGTCACAGGTGACCTGTTCAAACACCTGGACAAAGCTGTGTCGAGGTTTTGTAGAGAGTTCTATGGCCCCGGGTTTGAGAATATTGCGAGTGGATGGAGGTCTCGGAGCAGTTTGACTTTGATAGCATCCAATCCGATGTATTTTTACCCGCGACTTCTTGGACCGAATGTCATCGAAACAGGTCCTTTGCATTTTAAGCCACTGAAGAAACTACCGCAG AATTTACAAAACTGGCTTGATGGGGCTGAAAAAGGAGTCATTTACTTCAGTCTTGGATGCAATATGAGGGGCAAATCTTTAGATGCAAATATATTGGctaatttcttaaaattatttgcagAACTGCAACCACTAGGTTATCGAGTCCTTTGGAAGTGGGAGGCGGATGAAGAAATTCCAGGACAATCAAACAATATTTTAGCTCAAAAGTGGATTCCACAACATAGTGTTCTAg CTCATCCGAAAGTCAAAGCTTTTATCACGCAAGGTGGGctccaaagttttcaagaggCAGTTCATTACGGCGTTCCTCTTGTGGGAGTCCCTTTCTACGGAGATCATGCTAACAATGTCCTCAAAATGGTAGACGCAGGTATCGGAACTCAGCTACTGCCGAAAAATCTTGACTCTTACGAGGACATAAAGGCAGCCCTTCAAGCTGTGCTCTACGACGACAA ATATACCAAGAACATGAAGAGACATTCGGCAATTTCCCACGACTTTACCTCGCGAGCCATGGACCAAGCATTATTTTGGGTCGAGCATGTGGCTAGACACGGAGCAACTCACCTGAGGCCATCAACCGCAGATGCCTCTCTTTTCGAGTTCTTCTGCTTGGACATTATCTCTGTGATCGTATTTTTGAGTATATTGTTCCTATACATTGTATATTTTCTATGTAGGTCTATAATTGCAATGATCTGTCAAAAATCTAAAGCAAAAATAAAGTCATCTTAG